TCGCATCCTGGGGCTGGAGTCGGTCCCAAGGGTTGGGCTGTTCGCCCATTAAAGCGGTACGCGAGCTGGGTTTAGAACGTCGTGAGACAGTTCGGTCCCTATCCGCTGTGCGCGTAGGAATATTGAGAAGGGCTGTCCCTAGTACGAGAGGACCGGGACGGACGAACCTCTGGTGTGCCAGTTGTCCTGCCAAGGGCATGGCTGGTTGGCTACGTTCGGGAGGGATAACCGCTGAAAGCATCTAAGCGGGAAGCCTGCTTCAAGATGAGTATTCCCACCTCCTTGAGAGGGTAAGGCTCCCAGTAGACGACTGGGTTGATAGGCCAGATGTGGAAGCCCGGTAACGGGTGAAGCTGACTGGTACTAATAGGCCGAGGGCTTGTCCTCAGTTGCTCGCGTCCACTGTGTTAGTTCTGAAGCAACGAACAGTTGCTGGTTTCTAGAGCTAGAACATAACTACAAAGTGTGCTTGTTCGCTCGAAACCGATAGGGTTTCGGTGGTCATAGCGTTAGGGAAACGCCCGGTTACATTCCGAACCCGGAAGCTAAGCCTTTCAGCGCCGATGGTACTGCAGGGGGACCCTGTGGGAGAGTAGGACGCCGCCGAACAATCTTTCAAAGGACCCTTGGTCCAGCGTTCAACGCTGGACCAAGGGTCTTTTTGTTTTTCAGCTTCTTTTGCCGAAGCGCGGCCATGGGTTGGTTGCGCGAGAATGACTAGCGGTACCCCGAAGACAGGAGTCACACCCATGTCCAACTCTCCCGACGATCGTCCGGAGCGCGAGCCTCGGCGCAACGACGGCGGTGACAGGGGCGGCTACCGCGGGGGCCGTGACGACCGTGGCGGCGACCGTCCCCCGTTCCGCCGTGACGACCGTGGTGGTCGGCCGGCCGGTTCCGGTGACCGTCCGCCGTTCCGTCGCGACGACCGAGGCGGTCGTCCCGCCGGCGGTGGTGGCGGCGGCTTCCGCCGTGACGACCGCGGTGGCGACCGTCCGTCCTACCCGCGTCGCGATGACGACCGGGGTGGCCGTCCCTCCGGTGGTGGCGGCGGTTTCCGTCGCGACGACCGCGGTGGCGACCGTCCGAGCTTCCCGCGCCGTGACGATGACCGTGGTGGCCGTCCCTCGGGTGACCGTCCCTCCTACCCGCGTCGCGACGACCGGGGTGGCGACCGTCCCTCGTACCCGCGCCGTGATGACGACCGTGGTGGGTTCCGCGGCGGTCGTGACGACCGTGGCGGTGACCGTCCGTCCTACCCGCGTCGCGATGACGACCGGGGTGGCCGTCCTTCGTTCCGTCGTGACGACGACCGTGGCGGCCGTCCTTCGGGCGACCGTCCCTCCTACCCGCGTCGTGACGACCGTGGCGGTGACCGTCCGTCCTACCCCCGTCGTGATGACGACCGTGGGGGCCGTCCCTCCGGTGGTGGCGGCGGTTTCCGTCGCGACGACCGCGGTGGCGACCGTCCGAGCTTCCCGCGCCGTGACGATGACCGTGGTGGCCGTCCCTCGGGCGACCGTCCCTCCTACCCGCGTCGTGACGACCGCGGCGGGGACCGTCCGTCCTACCCGCGTCGCGATGACGACCGGGGTGGCCGTCCTTCGTTCCGTCGTGACGACGACCGTGGCGGCCGTCCTTCGGGCGACCGTCCCTCCTACCCGCGTCGTGACGACCGCGGTGGCGACCGTCCCTCGTACCCGCGCCGTGATGACGACCGTGGTGGGTTCCGCGGCGGTCGTGACGACCGTGGCGGTGACCGTCCGTCCTACCCGCGTCGTGACGACCGGGGTGGCGACCGTCCCTCGTTCCGTCGTGACGATGACCGTGGCGGCCGTCCCTCGGGCGACCGTCCCTCCTACCCGCGTCGTGACGACCGCGGTGGCGACCGTCCGTCCTACCCGCGTCGCGATGACGACCGGGGTGGCCGTCCCTCCGGTGGTGGCGGCGGTTTCCGTCGCGACGACCGCGGTGGCGACCGCCCCTCGTACCCGCGCCGGGACGACCGGGGTGGCGACCGTCCCTCGTTCCGTCGTGACGACGACCGCGGTGGCCGTCCCTCGGGTGACCGTCCGTCCTACCCGCGTCGTGACGACCGCGGTGGCGACCGTCCCTCGTACCCGCGTCGCGATGACGACCGGGGCGGCTACCGTGGGCGTGACGACCGGGGTGGCGACCGCGACTTCCGTGCGGACCGCGACCCGGTCAAGCGGCTGCCGATCGACGACGACGTCACGGGCTTCGAGATCGACTCCGACGTCCGTCAGGAGCTCCTGAGCCTGCCCAAGGGCCTGGCCGAGGAAGTCTCCAAGAACCTGGTCATGGTCGCGCGGCTGATCGACGACGAGCCGGAGCAGGCCTACGCGTACGCGCGCATCGCCCTGCGCCTGGCCTCCCGCGTCGCCGCGGTCCGCGAGGCCGCCGGTTTCGCCGCGTACGCCACGCAGAAGTACAGCGAGGCGCTCGCCGAGTTCCGTGCCGCCAAGCGCATGACCGGCTCCGTCGAGCTGTGGCCCGTGATGGCCGACTGCGAGCGCGGTCTCGGCCGGCCGGAGCGGGCGTTGGCCATGGCCGGCGAGCCCGAGGTGCAGAAGCTGGACAAGGCCGGCCAGGTCGAGATGCGTCTGGTCGCCGCCGGTGCCCGTCGGGACCAGGGGCAGCTCGAAGCCGCCATCGTCACCCTGCAGAGCCCGGAGCTGGCCTCCAGTTCCGTCCAGCCCTGGACCGCGCGCCTGCGGTACGCCTACGCCGACGCCCTGCTGGCGGCCGGTCGTGAGGACGAGGCGCGCGAGTGGTTCGGCAAGACGCTGGAGGCGGACAAGGACGGGGCGACGGACGCCTCCGACCGTCTCGCCGAGATCGACGGGGTCGAGTTCGTCGACGCCGCCGTCGAGCACGGCGACGCCGATGGTGACGTCGACGTGGACACGGATGCCGAGGACGACGCCGACGTCGAGGACGACCTCGATGACGACGATGACGACGAGGACGACGAGCAGGACGCGGCCGAGGTGGCCGCCGCCGAGCGCGCCACCGACGTGGCCGAGTACTACGACGAGGACGACGACGAGTACGAGCCGCTGGAGCAGTCCGCGGCCGGCGACGACGAGCGGGAAACGGGCCGCGACAAGGCCTGACGCATGACGTGAGAAGGGCGGTACCCCGGTCGGGGTACCGCCCTTCCGCGTTTCCGGAGCCGGCTGCGGAGCGGTCAGACCATCCCGCGCAGGACCAGGCCCGTGGCCGGCTTCGGGCCGAACGAGGTGGACTTGCGGGGCATGGTGACGCCCTGGCGGGCCAGGTCGCGGACGACTTCCTCGCGTACCGGGTGCAGCAGGACGGCGGTGCCGTTGTGGCGCTCGGCCATGGCGACCGTGGACGGGGTGTCGTGTATGTAGGTGATGTGCTCCGGGGTGTCCGGGACATTCCAGAGTCCGTCGAGCAGGGTCTCGTGCAGCACCGTGGCGTCCAGTCGGCGCCACGCCTCCGGACGGTCGCGGCGCACCGTGCGGTCCAGGAGGGCCTGGTCGGGGTCGGTCACCAGGTGGAAGCGGCCGTCGCCGGTGAGGAGGAAGGCGTTGCCGCGTTCGGCGGCGTCCGCCAGGGCCTCCACGGCGAGGGGCAGCGGTCCGTCGACGGTGCGCACCCGGAAGTGGCCGTCGAGGGCTGCGAGGGCGTCGGCCACCGGCAGGCGGCGCAGCATCCGGTGGATGGCGCGGACCTGGAGGGGGTAGCGGGCGGTGTCCACGAGGAGGACCAGGCCGAAGTCCCACGGGGTGGGGGAGGCGTGCTCCTTCTGGAGGCGCAGGTAGGTGGCCCAGCGGTGGTGGCCGTCGGCGATGAGCGCCTGGCGGTGCCCCAGGTCGGCGGTGACGGTGGCCAGGTCGTCCGGGTCGGTGATCGCCCACAGCCGGTGCTGGAAGCCGTCCTCGGTGGTGGTCGACAGCAGCGGCGCGCGGCCGGCCGTCCGCTCGACGACCGCGGCCGCGCCCGTGCCGGGGTCGTCGCCGCGGTAGGTGAGGAGGAGCGGTTCGAGGTTGGCCGAGGTGGCCCGCATCAAGCCGGCCCGGTCCGCGACGACGTCGGGCATGACGTCCTCGTGCGGCAGGACGATGCCGGCGTCGGCGGGGGAGAGGGCGAGGGCGCCGATGAGGCCCCGCTGCAGCACGCCGGCCCGGCGTTGTTCGTACACGTACAGCGCCGGCTCGGGGTCGGTGCCGAGGACGCCTTCGGCGATCCATGTGCGCAGCGCGCGTGCGGCCTGGTCGTTGCGGGCGGCCGGGGTGCCGGCCTGGGGCAGGATCAGACGCACGATGTTGTGCGGGTCGGCGGATTCGAGGTGGTCGACTCCGTCCGGGCGTACGACCACGTCGTACGGGGGCGAGGTGACGGCGGCCAGGCTGCCGACCCGCTCCGGAACGTAGCGCAGGCCATGGAACGGGAGCAGGCGCAGCCCGTGGTCAGCGTTGCCAGGTGTGGTCATTGGTGCATGGTAAGACCCGTCTCGGGATGCGGGATGATCGGGGGACGAGCACATGTCACACAAGATCGATCGTATGAGGAGCGGACAGGATGACCCGGCAGAGCAGGACCAGTCCCGCGGCGAGCGAGCGGAGTCTGCACCAGGCGTACGACACGGCCCTGCTCGACCTCGACGGGGTGGTGTACGCGGGCGGTGAGGCCATCGCGCACGCCGTGGACTCCCTCGCGGCGGCCCGCGCGGACGGCATGCACCTCGCGTACGTCACCAACAACGCGCTGCGCACCCCGGACGCGGTGGCGGAGCACCTGGGCGAGCTGGGCATCCCGACCGAGGCGGGCGAGGTGATCACCTCGGCGCAGGCGGTGGCCCGGTTGATCTCGGAGCAGGTGGCGACGGGTTCGAAGGTGCTGGTGATCGGCGGGGAGGGGCTGCGGGTCGCGCTGCGCGAGCGCGGGCTGGAGCCGGTGGACTCGGCCGACGAGGAGGGGCTCGCGGCGGTCGTCCAGGGATACGGGGGGCCCGGGCTGGAGTGGGCGCGGTTCGCCGAGGCCGCGTACGCGATCAACCGCGGGGTGCCGTGGTTCGCGTCCAACACCGACCTGACGATCCCGGGCGCGCGGGGGATCGGTCCGGGCAACGGGGCGGCGGTGGAGGTCGTGCGGATCGCCACGGGCGCGGAGCCGCAGGTGGCGGGCAAGCCGCAGACGCCGATGCACCGGGAGACCGTGCTGCGGACCGGGGCGAAGCGGCCGTTGGTGGTCGGGGACCGGCTGGACACCGACATCGAGGGGGCGTTCAACGGCGAGGTCGACTCGCTGCTGGTGCTGACCGGGGTGACGGACGCCGCCCGGTTGCTGCGGGCCGAGCCCCGGCACCGGCCGACCTATGTGGACCGGGACCTGCGCGGCCTGCTGACCGGGCAGCCGGAGGTGCGCGAGGAGGACGGCGCGTGGGCGTGCGGCGGATGGAGCGCGCTGGTGGAGGACGGGGTGTTGGAGCTGCGGACGGAGCCGGCGCGGGCCGCGGACGCCGACCCGGTCGACGGGCTGCGGGCGCTGTGTGCGGCGGCCTGGAGCGAGGCGGGCGACGGGGCCGGCACGCTGGACGCGGAGAAGGCGCTGGCCCGGCTGGAGCTCTGAGGGGTGGGAGGGCCGGTGCGGGCGGTCGAACGGAGGGCTCGAACAAGTAGCAGGGTAGGCTAACCTAACCTGCGTGTTGGTCGAGAGTCCCCCAGAATCCGAACCGGGTACGGCACGCGGACGGTCCGCGGGCGCCGTCGCCCGTCCGCGCCACGGCGCCCGCGCCGCCGGTCTGTTCGCCGCCCTCGTGGTGCTCGCGCTGATCGCGCTGCTCAGCATCGCCGTGGGTGCCAAGCAGATGGCCCTCGAAGAGGTCTGGCACGGTCTCTTCCACTACGCGGGGACCCCCTCCGACGTGGTGGTGCGGGACCTGCGCGTGCCCCGCACCCTGCTCGGGCTGATGGTCGGCCTCGGCCTCGGCCTGTCCGGTGCGGTGATGCAGGCGCTGACCCGCAACCCGCTCGCCGAGCCCGGCATCCTCGGCGTCAACGCCGGCGCCGCGGCCGCCGTGGTCTCCGCGATCAGCTTCTTCGGCGCGAACTCCCTGAACGAGTTCGTGTGGTGGGCCTTCCTCGGCGCGGCCGTCGTCTCGGTCGTCGTGTACGTCCTCGGCGGCAGCCGCAGCGCCACCCCCGTTCGGCTCGCGCTCGCCGGTACCGCCGCCAGCGCGGCCCTGCTCGGCTACATCAACGCGGTGCAGCTGATGGACAGCAAGGCGCTGGACAAGCTGCGCTTCTGGACGGTCGGTTCGCTCTCCTCGGCCACCATGGACACCGTCCGGCAGGTGGCCCCCTTCCTGCTGGTCGGCGCGCTGCTCGCGCTGACCCTCGGCCGGCCGCTCAACGCCATGGCCATGGGCGACGACACGGCCCGGGCGCTCGGCGCCCACCTGACCCGGACCAGGATCGTCGCCGTGCTCGCCATCACCCTGCTGTGCGGGGCGGCGACCGCGGCCTGCGGGCCCATCGTCTTCGTCGGGCTGATGATCCCGCACCTCGTACGGGCCTTCACCGGGCCGGACATGCGCTGGGTGCTCGCGTACTCGGCCGTGCTGTCGCCCGTCCTGCTGCTCGGCGCCGACGTCGTCGGCCGCATCGTCACCCGGCCCGCCGAACTCCAGGTCGGCATCGTGACCGCGCTCGTCGGCGGCCCCGTCTTCATCTACCTGGTTCGGCGCAAGAGGATGGCCCAGCTGTGACCGCGAACGTGCATCAGGACCGGGCGGAGCGCCGGCAACCGGCGGGGGCCGCCGACCCGGCGGGCCGTCGGGATCCGGCGCGGCCCGGCCGCTCCGGCCCCCGGCCGCTGCGCCTGCCCGGCGGGACGTCGCTGCGCGTCGAACGGCGCGCGCTGGTCGTCGGGGCGGTGCTCGCCGCCGCGGCCCTGGCCCTGTCCGTCCTGCTCGTGGGCACCGGCGACTTCGAGATCGCGCCGTGGGACGTCGTGCGGACCGTCCTGGGCGACGGCACCCCCGCCACCGAGTTCATCGTCAACGACCTGCGGATGCCGCGCGCCGTGGTGGCCCTGCTCGTCGGCGCCGCGCTGGGCACGTCGGGGGCCGTCTTCCAGTCCGTCTCGCGCAATCCGCTCGGCTCGCCCGACCTCCTCGGCTTCGGGTACGGCTCGGCGGTCGGCGCGCTCGCCGTCATCATCCTGTTCCACGGCGACGCCGCCGAGGTCGCCGTCGGCGCACTGCTCGGCGGTCTGCTGGCCGGTGCGGCCGTCTACCTGCTCGCGTACAAGAAGGGCGTCCAGGGCTACCGGCTGGTGCTCGTCGGCATCGGCGCCTCCGCGATGCTCGTCGCGGCCGTCCAGTACCTGATCACCAAGGCCCAGCTGACCGAGGCCGGCCGCGCGATGGTCTGGCTGACCGGTTCGCTGGCGGGCCGGGACTGGGCGCAGGTGTGGCCGCTGCTCGGTCTCTGCGCCGTCCTGTTCCCGCTGATCCTCGGGCACGGCCGGGCCCTGCGGATGATGGAGATGGGCGACGACGCCGCGCACGCCCTGGGCGTACGGGTCGAGCGGACCCGGCTGCTGCTGATGGTGGCGGCGATCCTGCTCACCACCGCGGCGAGCGCGGCCGCCGGGCCCATCAGCTTCGTGGCGCTGGCCGCGCCGCAGCTGGCCCGGCGGCTGACGCGCTCGCCCGGGGGGAACCTGCTGACGGCCGGACTGATGGGCTCGGTCCTGCTGCTGGCGTCCGACTGGGGCTCCCAGCGGGCCTTCGGCTCCGACCAGATGCCGGTGGGTGTGGTCACCGGGCTCGTCGGCGGTGTCTACCTGCTCTGGCTGCTCGTCACCGAGCGCAAGGCGGGACGTATATGAACCTGAGGAGTGGGCAAGTGCAGCGGCTGACCGCGCAGAACGTGACCCTCGGCTACGACCAGCGGGTCATCGCCGAGAACCTGTCGGTGGAGATCCCCGACCATTCCTTCACCGTGATCGTGGGCCCCAACGCCTGCGGCAAGTCCACGCTGCTGCGGGCCCTGTCGCGGATGCTGAAGCCGGCGTCCGGGCGGGTGCTGCTGGACGGGCAGGCCATCGGGTCGATGCCGGCCAAGAAGGTCGCCAAGACCCTCGGGCTGCTCCCGCAGTCCTCGATCGCGCCGGACGGGATCACCGTCGCCGACCTGGTCTCGCGCGGCCGGTACCCGCACCAGGGCCTGCTGCGCCAGTGGTCCCCGGAGGACGAGCGGATCGTCGTGGAGTCGATGGCCTCCACCGGGGTCGCCGAACTGGCCGACCGCGCGGTGGACGAACTGTCGGGCGGGCAGCGCCAGCGCGTGTGGATCGCGATGGCGCTCGCCCAGCAGACCCCGCTGCTGCTGCTCGACGAACCGACGACGTACCTGGACATCCAGCACCAGCTCGACGTGCTGGACCTGTGCGCCGAACTGCACGAGAACCAGGGGCGGACGCTGGTGGCGGTGCTGCACGACCTGAACCACGCCGCCCGCTACGCCACGCACCTGATCGCGCTGCGCGACGGCGAGGTCGTCGCGGAGGGGCCGCCGTCCGAGGTGGTGACCGCCGCGCTGGTGGAGAAGGTGTTCGGGCTGCGCTGCCAGGTCATCGAGGACCCGGAGACGGGGACGCCGCTGGTGGTCCCGGCGGCGCGCAGGGCCCGTACGAAGGCCGCCGCGACCGCCTGAGCGTCGGGCCGGGCGGCCGGGCGACGGGCGCGGGGCCGGCGTGCGCGTCCGTACGCCGGCCCGACCGTGCCCGGGCGTCGGCGGCGGGGCCGCTCACGGGAGCGGGCGGATCAGAGCGGATCAGAGCAGGCTCTTGAGCCGCAGCAGGTCGCGGAAGCCGGCCTCCAGCCGGACCCGGCCGGAGGCCCACGCCTTGGCGAACTTCAACTCGCCCGCGACCAGGGCCACCAGGTCGTCGCCGGTCATCGCGAGCCGGATCTCGGCCTTGGCGGCGGGCGGCCCGGGGGCGAGCGCGTCCACCCTGATCCGGCCGCCGTCGAGGCGGCCGGTGAACGTCCGGTCCAGGTCGGTGATGTGGCAGCTCAGGGAGCGGTCGAGCGCGGCCGCGCCGCGCGCGTCGCCGTCGGCCTTCGCGAGGTTGCCGGAGAGGTGGTCGAGTGCTTCGCGGCACTCCTCGATCGTAGCCATCGTGATCACGACCGTACCGCAGAGCCGTGCGTGGTCACGGGGGGCTTCGGGGTAGCGTCTGGGCATGACCGACGAACCGGCCGGAGCCGCCCCACCCGCCACCGGGCCGGCGGAGGCCGCCGAGGCCCGCTCGGCCGCCGGGCCCGAAGCGGTGGGAGCGCCCGCCGGACCCGTGGCGCTCGGTGTCGTGCGCACCCCCAGCGGGCACCCCGGGGTGGACGCGCACCTGGCGGGGCTGGCGGCCGCGGACCACCTCACGGCGGACGGACACCTCGCGGTGTACGAGGATGTACACCAGGGGCTGCGCGAGGCGCTGAGCGCGCTGGACGCACCGCCCGCCCCGGGTCCGCACGACAACAGGAGCTGAACCGAACGTGGCAGGAGTGGCACGCCGCCGCCTGGACGCCGAACTGGTACGCCGCAGCATGGCCCGCTCGCGCGAGCACGCGGCTCAGCTGATCGCCGCGGGCCGGGTGACCGTCGGCGGCACCACCGCGACCAAGGCCGCGACCCAGGTGGAGACCAGCGCGGCCCTGGTGGTCCGCACGGACGACAGCGACCCCGACTACGTCTCCCGCGGCGGCCACAAGCTCGCCGGCGCGCTGGCCGCGTTCCGGCCGCTGGGGCTGCGGGTCGAGGGCCGCCGCGCGCTGGACGCGGGCGCCTCCACCGGAGGGTTCACCGACGTGCTGCTGCGGGCCGGCGTCGCCCACGTGATGGCCGTGGACGTCGGCTACGGCCAGCTCGCCTGGTCGCTGCAGAGCGACGACCGGGTCACCGTCAAGGACCGGACGAACGTGCGCGAGCTGACGGTCGAGCAGATCGACGGCATCCCCGCGGACCTCGTCGTCGGCGACCTGTCCTTCATCTCCATCGGCCTGGTGCTGCCGGCCCTCGTGCGGTGCACGGCGCCGGACGCGGACCTGGTGCTGATGGTCAAGCCGCAGTTCGAGGTCGGCAAGGACCGGCTCGGGAGCGGCGGTGTGGTGCGCAGCACGGAGCTGCGCGCCGAGGCGGTGCGGGGCGTGGCCGCGCAGGCCGCGAAGCTGGGGCTGGGCGTGCTCGGGGTCACCGCGAGTCCGCTGCCCGGGCCCTCCGGCAACGTCGAGTACTTTCTCTGGCTGCGGGCGGGGGCACCGGCCCTCGACCCGGCGGATGTCGACCGTGCAGTGGCGGAGGGGCCGCAGTGACAGATTCAGCAGCTTCAGGGGCTTCAGGGGTGTCGGGCGCGGGACGGACCGTCTTCCTGCTCGCGCACACCGGGCGGCCGGCGGCCATCCGCAGTGCCGAGCTGGTCGTACAGGGCCTGCTGCGGTGCGGGCTGGGCGTACGGGTCCTGCAGGACGAGGCGGTGGACCTGCCGCTGCCGCGCGAGGTGGAGCTGGTGGCCGAGTGCACCCCGGAGGTGCTGGAGGGCTGCGAGCTGCTGATCGTGCTCGGCGGGGACGGGACCCTGCTGCGGGGCGCGGAGTTCGCGCGCGGCTCGGGGGTGCCGATGCTGGGCGTCAACCTGGGGCGGGTCGGGTTCCTCGCGGAGGCCGAGCGGGACGACCTGGACCAGGTCGTGGACCGGGTGGTGACGCGGGACTACGAGGTCGAGGAGCGGATGACCCTCGACGTGACCGTGCACACCAACGGCGACGTGGTCCACCGGGACTGGGCGCTCAACGAGGCCGCGATCCAGAAGATGTCGCCGGAGCGGATCCTGGAGGTGGTCCTGGAGATCGACGGGCGTCCGGTCTCCGGCTTCGGCTGCGACGGGATCGTCTGCGCCACGCCGACGGGATCGACCGCGTACGCCTTCTCGGCCGGCGGGCCGGTGGTCTGGCCGGAGGTGGAGGCACTCCTGATGGTGCCGATCAGCGCGCACGCGCTGTTCGCGAAGCCGCTGGTGACCTCGCCGGACTCGGTCCTGGCGGTCGAGGTGCAGACCGGGACCCCGCACGGGGTGCTGTGGTGCGACGGGCGGCGGATGCTGGAGCTGCCGGCCGGGGCGCGCGTGGAGGTCCGGCGCGGAACGGTCCCGGTGCGGCTCGCGCGGCTGCACCACGCCTCGTTCACGGACCGGCTCGTGGCGAAGTTCGCGCTGCCGGTATCGGGCTGGCGCGGGGCGCCCCACTGACCCCGCGGGAGACCTCC
Above is a window of Streptomyces subrutilus DNA encoding:
- a CDS encoding tetratricopeptide repeat protein, producing MPIDDDVTGFEIDSDVRQELLSLPKGLAEEVSKNLVMVARLIDDEPEQAYAYARIALRLASRVAAVREAAGFAAYATQKYSEALAEFRAAKRMTGSVELWPVMADCERGLGRPERALAMAGEPEVQKLDKAGQVEMRLVAAGARRDQGQLEAAIVTLQSPELASSSVQPWTARLRYAYADALLAAGREDEAREWFGKTLEADKDGATDASDRLAEIDGVEFVDAAVEHGDADGDVDVDTDAEDDADVEDDLDDDDDDEDDEQDAAEVAAAERATDVAEYYDEDDDEYEPLEQSAAGDDERETGRDKA
- a CDS encoding DUF1015 domain-containing protein: MTTPGNADHGLRLLPFHGLRYVPERVGSLAAVTSPPYDVVVRPDGVDHLESADPHNIVRLILPQAGTPAARNDQAARALRTWIAEGVLGTDPEPALYVYEQRRAGVLQRGLIGALALSPADAGIVLPHEDVMPDVVADRAGLMRATSANLEPLLLTYRGDDPGTGAAAVVERTAGRAPLLSTTTEDGFQHRLWAITDPDDLATVTADLGHRQALIADGHHRWATYLRLQKEHASPTPWDFGLVLLVDTARYPLQVRAIHRMLRRLPVADALAALDGHFRVRTVDGPLPLAVEALADAAERGNAFLLTGDGRFHLVTDPDQALLDRTVRRDRPEAWRRLDATVLHETLLDGLWNVPDTPEHITYIHDTPSTVAMAERHNGTAVLLHPVREEVVRDLARQGVTMPRKSTSFGPKPATGLVLRGMV
- a CDS encoding HAD hydrolase-like protein, producing MTRQSRTSPAASERSLHQAYDTALLDLDGVVYAGGEAIAHAVDSLAAARADGMHLAYVTNNALRTPDAVAEHLGELGIPTEAGEVITSAQAVARLISEQVATGSKVLVIGGEGLRVALRERGLEPVDSADEEGLAAVVQGYGGPGLEWARFAEAAYAINRGVPWFASNTDLTIPGARGIGPGNGAAVEVVRIATGAEPQVAGKPQTPMHRETVLRTGAKRPLVVGDRLDTDIEGAFNGEVDSLLVLTGVTDAARLLRAEPRHRPTYVDRDLRGLLTGQPEVREEDGAWACGGWSALVEDGVLELRTEPARAADADPVDGLRALCAAAWSEAGDGAGTLDAEKALARLEL
- a CDS encoding FecCD family ABC transporter permease; the encoded protein is MLVESPPESEPGTARGRSAGAVARPRHGARAAGLFAALVVLALIALLSIAVGAKQMALEEVWHGLFHYAGTPSDVVVRDLRVPRTLLGLMVGLGLGLSGAVMQALTRNPLAEPGILGVNAGAAAAVVSAISFFGANSLNEFVWWAFLGAAVVSVVVYVLGGSRSATPVRLALAGTAASAALLGYINAVQLMDSKALDKLRFWTVGSLSSATMDTVRQVAPFLLVGALLALTLGRPLNAMAMGDDTARALGAHLTRTRIVAVLAITLLCGAATAACGPIVFVGLMIPHLVRAFTGPDMRWVLAYSAVLSPVLLLGADVVGRIVTRPAELQVGIVTALVGGPVFIYLVRRKRMAQL
- a CDS encoding FecCD family ABC transporter permease; this translates as MTANVHQDRAERRQPAGAADPAGRRDPARPGRSGPRPLRLPGGTSLRVERRALVVGAVLAAAALALSVLLVGTGDFEIAPWDVVRTVLGDGTPATEFIVNDLRMPRAVVALLVGAALGTSGAVFQSVSRNPLGSPDLLGFGYGSAVGALAVIILFHGDAAEVAVGALLGGLLAGAAVYLLAYKKGVQGYRLVLVGIGASAMLVAAVQYLITKAQLTEAGRAMVWLTGSLAGRDWAQVWPLLGLCAVLFPLILGHGRALRMMEMGDDAAHALGVRVERTRLLLMVAAILLTTAASAAAGPISFVALAAPQLARRLTRSPGGNLLTAGLMGSVLLLASDWGSQRAFGSDQMPVGVVTGLVGGVYLLWLLVTERKAGRI
- a CDS encoding ABC transporter ATP-binding protein; translated protein: MNLRSGQVQRLTAQNVTLGYDQRVIAENLSVEIPDHSFTVIVGPNACGKSTLLRALSRMLKPASGRVLLDGQAIGSMPAKKVAKTLGLLPQSSIAPDGITVADLVSRGRYPHQGLLRQWSPEDERIVVESMASTGVAELADRAVDELSGGQRQRVWIAMALAQQTPLLLLDEPTTYLDIQHQLDVLDLCAELHENQGRTLVAVLHDLNHAARYATHLIALRDGEVVAEGPPSEVVTAALVEKVFGLRCQVIEDPETGTPLVVPAARRARTKAAATA
- a CDS encoding SCP2 sterol-binding domain-containing protein; this translates as MATIEECREALDHLSGNLAKADGDARGAAALDRSLSCHITDLDRTFTGRLDGGRIRVDALAPGPPAAKAEIRLAMTGDDLVALVAGELKFAKAWASGRVRLEAGFRDLLRLKSLL
- a CDS encoding TlyA family RNA methyltransferase, with amino-acid sequence MAGVARRRLDAELVRRSMARSREHAAQLIAAGRVTVGGTTATKAATQVETSAALVVRTDDSDPDYVSRGGHKLAGALAAFRPLGLRVEGRRALDAGASTGGFTDVLLRAGVAHVMAVDVGYGQLAWSLQSDDRVTVKDRTNVRELTVEQIDGIPADLVVGDLSFISIGLVLPALVRCTAPDADLVLMVKPQFEVGKDRLGSGGVVRSTELRAEAVRGVAAQAAKLGLGVLGVTASPLPGPSGNVEYFLWLRAGAPALDPADVDRAVAEGPQ
- a CDS encoding NAD kinase produces the protein MSGAGRTVFLLAHTGRPAAIRSAELVVQGLLRCGLGVRVLQDEAVDLPLPREVELVAECTPEVLEGCELLIVLGGDGTLLRGAEFARGSGVPMLGVNLGRVGFLAEAERDDLDQVVDRVVTRDYEVEERMTLDVTVHTNGDVVHRDWALNEAAIQKMSPERILEVVLEIDGRPVSGFGCDGIVCATPTGSTAYAFSAGGPVVWPEVEALLMVPISAHALFAKPLVTSPDSVLAVEVQTGTPHGVLWCDGRRMLELPAGARVEVRRGTVPVRLARLHHASFTDRLVAKFALPVSGWRGAPH